One window from the genome of Musa acuminata AAA Group cultivar baxijiao chromosome BXJ1-4, Cavendish_Baxijiao_AAA, whole genome shotgun sequence encodes:
- the LOC135649159 gene encoding late embryogenesis abundant protein D-34-like, with product MSEPRHVFCSSEAVPSPRATRDSPRAHLPLSYALLISPVENDETFVELVGPTCNMSQEQPRRTDQGWGAGCDQPIKYGDVFPVAGDLAGQTIAPRDAAMMHAAENRALGLTPKGGPASVMESAATRNEQRGLVGHDQFSPIPANQGVSITQTEIHGLPGQRLVTEFVAGQAVGQYVVDAESGDGGAPGGRRGVERGQSLGGVSSWTDKMTIGEALEAAGRAAGDEPIEMSDAAAVEAAESAATGLNTVLRGGIAAAAQSAATLNARITRDEDKTKLGDVLQDAAMRLPDDREATRVDAERVVRAEMRNSPDVCVRPGGVADSMVSAARFNQEP from the exons ATGTCCGAGCCTCGCCACGTCTTCTGTTCGAGCGAAGCTGTCCCGTCTCCGAGAGCAACGCGTGACAGCCCACGTGCCCACCTCCCCTTGTCCTACGCCCTCCTTATAAGCCCTGTAGAGAACGACGAAACCTTCGTCGAGCTCGTAGGACCGACCTGCAACATGAGCCAGGAACAACCGAGGAGGACCGACCAAGGTTGGGGAGCAGGGTGTGACCAGCCCATAAAGTATGGCGACGTGTTTCCCGTGGCCGGGGACCTGGCCGGGCAGACCATCGCCCCCAGGGACGCGGCCATGATGCATGCGGCCGAGAACAGGGCCTTGGGACTCACCCCTAAGGGCGGCCCCGCTTCCGTCATGGAGTCCGCTGCCACGCGCAACGAGCAGCGCGGTCTCGTAGGCCACGACCAGTTCAGCCCCATCCCGGCCAACCAGGGCGTGTCCATCACCCAGACTGAGATCCATGGCCTTCCCGGCCAGCGTCTCGTTACCGAGTTTGTCGCCGGCCAG GCTGTTGGCCAGTACGTGGTTGACGCCGAAAGTGGAGATGGTGGTGCCCCAGGCGGCAGGCGAGGCGTGGAACGGGGCCAGAGTCTCGGTGGAGTGTCTTCATGGACCGACAAGATGACGATCGGGGAGGCGCTAGAGGCGGCCGGAAGAGCAGCGGGGGACGAACCGATCGAGATGAGCGACGCGGCTGCGGTTGAGGCGGCAGAGTCAGCGGCAACAGGGCTCAACACTGTCTTGCGAGGCGGCATCGCGGCTGCCGCGCAGAGTGCTGCCACCCTCAACGCACGAATTACCCGTGACGAGGACAAGACCAAGCTGGGCGACGTCCTTCAG GACGCGGCCATGAGGCTACCGGATGACAGAGAAGCGACGAGGGTGGACGCGGAGCGGGTGGTGAGGGCGGAGATGCGGAACAGTCCTGACGTCTGCGTTCGCCCCGGTGGTGTGGCAGATTCCATGGTATCGGCTGCGCGATTCAACCAAGAACCTTGA